The stretch of DNA GAGTTACGTTCAACTGTTATCTTTGTACAGAGGAAGAAGCAGGCTGAGAGTTTGATGTCTTGCCCCTGGTTACACAGCTAGTGAATTTTGAAGCCAGGCCAGACTCAGGAGTGTGACTCTGCAAGCCATTCTCTTATTGCAGCACTCGCAGCCTTGCGGTGTATACTTCCCTGAGCCATTCATAGATAAGgattctgaatttcattttcccAGAAGTAGCCAGTTGCTGAGCGTTGCCTTAGAAACTGGAGCTCATTGTTCAGGATGTAAATTGTGTTTTGTATCAAGATGCCTGAGGTTTGAAAGCAGAACTGACCCTCCTGACATGATGGTTTCTAGTTAACTCTTATTTCCCATTCGCCAGATCCTCCTTTAGTTATGGAAGTAAGCAAGGGGCAAAACTAGTTTGATTTTTAGATTTAGCTTTCTTGTATCTGGATTAGAAGCTCAGAGGCGGAGGAAGCAAGAGCTTATATGTGCTTGCTTTGGAGGAGAGTCTGCTTTCTTGGTAATACTGCAGTTAGTAGGAAGTGCATTTACTGCTCCATAGGTGACACCATTTCAATACATTTCCTGCTCTACTTCTCAAGTAGGCAAAAGGTTGGCTCAGTAGCCTGGAGACTCAGAAGGCTTGAGTCCTTAAATTAAAAGTGGTGGGTGCTTTATACTAGATTGGCTTTTTGTTTGGGGGTTTACTTGCAGTAGTAATAAGGAAACCTTAAAAGTTTGAGTTTACATGCAAGTTTGAGTTTACATGCACCATTTGCTATGTGTTTTGACTGGTTTCCAGCAGGGAAAATTGTTAGCGACCAATGATATTCTCTTTCAGTGTTCCTTTTCTTCCAGTGGATTAATCCATCCAGAGAACTGTGATTTTGGCCTCTAAAGTCTAAATTCTATTCTCATCTTAGTGTTGAGCAAGGAGGGAGAGACATAGGTGAAGAATTCAGATTTCTTAAAGATGGGTGAGGAACTAGAAAGGTTAAGTGTCacctatacttcagttaaaaaagaaaaagaaaaaaaagattgatgaGGTGCTAGAAAGGTTAAGTGGTTTGGACAGACATGGAACAAGTTggttattgattctttttttttttgcttctctctttctttggcCTTTCATTCCATTTcccattctcctcccctctccccatcctaCTTACATTTCCAATCAGGTATATCTTTGCAAAGACTCTTTTTGAAAATGGTTCCCTCAGTGACATCGAATGGCACATCTATCAGGACTGGCATTATTTTCTCCTGCAGGAGTTTGCCAGCCGGCTCAGATTACATGGCTTCATCTACCTCCAGGCTGCTCCCCAGGTAACACAGAATTTAAAGCCTTAGACTTTAGGGCCATATGAAACTTAAGAGCTGATGTTCTCTGAGCCCCTGATTTTCCAGTTGGAGAAAGTCGATTGTGGGTATTACCTGGAGCACGGAGAGCAATGGATGAGTACCCTCCCATCCTAGTGTGAGCACCCACAGGCTTTCTGGGCAGAGTGCTAAAGCCAATGACTGTGCGTAGAAAGTGTCCTTCTTGATGTAGCAACCACATAGAGAAAATTGGGCTTTATGTTTATCACCAGGGTCTGCAGGTTCGACCCTCTGATCAGCTAACCTGTAGCCAGTTGCCTCAGCTTTTCCTTCCCTCTAACTGGGTCATCAGAGTCTGTGATGGTCTTGATGGTTTCCTGAATAGCATGTCAGGAGGAGGAAAAGTGTTTCCTCACCTCATCCTGATACCATCCGAATTTATAGTCTCCTTTTGAACCTTAAGGGTGCCACTGGTAAGGCAAGATGGACTGTGGAAGTTGCATCCCATGACCCTCTGACTTGGACCATGGAGccagcccagcacacagtagggtGATGTTATGGCAGCAGCACTGGAGTCTCTGGAGACAGCAGTGGTCCTTAGCTCTGCCAACAGGCAGTGACCGTGCGCAGGCCCTGGAAACCTTTCCCCAGAGGGGTCCTTGTCTGTCAAATCCAGTGTCTCAGGCTAGTGATCTCTAAGGGCTCTTCTGGAGTGGGAGTCAAGGCAGGGGTTATTTTTTGAGGGATGTGTTGTTCTCCCCTTTTTAGACAAATATCTGACATACAGTCAAATGCCAGATATACCACATTATCTTAGGAGGGAAAGCTCCCTTCAGGCTAGAGGCCATGCTTTTAGAGACAGGACTGAGTTTTGTGGAAGAGGGAAGGCTGAGAGCAGATTGACTGATCAGAAAATGGGTGGGAGAGCCCCAGTTGCACAGGCTCACAGGAGCCAGAGACGAGAGGACCGGATGGAAGAGCCTGACCAGTTTGAATGCCTTGGGTGTGACAGGGAGCAGGTATTGGGGCTCTTTGTGTCGGGAGCTTCTGAAGATCGTGAGGCAGAAGCTAGATCATAGGAGGAAATAAAGAGATTACACGGAAGTAAATAGGGTCTCAGGTTTAAAGTGAAACTTAGCTAGAGATGCAGTGGAGCCAGAGGGCTGAGAACCTTCTGTGAAAATAATGAAGCTGAAAGTAGCTGCCTTGCGTATTTATGACTTCTTACACAGTAGTCTTCATTGCCTGGGAGCAGGGATAGAAGAGGCCAATTATGAGGGTGACTGTACTGTAGGGGCAGGGATTGGTGTCAGTGATTAGGGGAAAAGGAGACCCCTGCCAAAAGGATGGTTTGAAGTAGCTGAGTGTCGGGTTCAGGGTGAGAGGAGAATCCTGGCCCCCAGGAGGGCTCATGGATGAGTAAGAGCATTGTGGACTTGAACTGAGGGAAGATTGTGGTTGGATTTTGAAGAGGTGACAGGTTTCCAGTAGGAGTTCATGGGATGGATAGTTGAAAGCAGAAGTAGGTTGAGGGGCTAAGCATTAAGAGAAGAATTGAAAGTACTGACCTAGCCTTTTCCCGGCTCCTAACCTAAGCTAACCTAACCTAACCTGCTGGGACACTGGGACCCAGCAAGGGAAGGAAGAACGTCTTCCTCACTTCTCTGTGCACTTGGAATGACTTTGTGAGAAGAGACAATGATGATGACAGTGGTGGTGGTGACTGTTATTTTTATGGTGTGGCTGATACATCTTTTTGGAGAGACGAGCTGAGGTATTTCAGCTGGGGTAGAATAAGGGTTGAAGGATTACTGCAACTTGATGGTAGAAAAAAATAGCTTATTCATTTTGATATTGAATGGGGATTTTGGTGCTATTTTGATGGCATTAGAGCCAGGAACCAGGAATGTCGATATCCTTCCCCTGAAGTCACCACTGACCTCTTCTGTGAGACCCAAAGGGAACTATATCTAAGAGAGAGCCGAACAGAAGTGAAAACATCTCTGTGTAGAAAGCTGTTGAGCAAGTGCTCAATCCCCCGGCAGATGCTACGTTCAGAGCTCGAGGGATGGGCTCAAGTAGGGCCTTTTGCTCCTTCCCACCTACCCTCCCCTAAATTGTAAAAAGCAAGCGAGCCAACAGtaaaaaatcagaagagaaatggCTGGGCCTCAGTGCCCCATGGAATCGGGAAGAGTGCAGCTGGCCCGTGTGCCTCCAAGAGCCAGGCCGTGTTTGCAGTCTGGACACAGCACGCTGCAAAGGCCTGGGAACAAGTGGCACCTGGATGCTGGGCTTGAGAAGCACAGCGGCCAGACCCACTAGCAGTCACTGTCCAGTTGCTGTCTCTGACTTCAAGCAGTCCGAACAGCAGCTCTTCCGGCGGTGAGGATGCGGCGGGCAGGGGAATGAAGGGGCAGCTGCCATTTCCAGCTGCACTGCTTTCCTATTCACATTCAGTATGTCCTCCCCATGAGGACTGAGGTAAAGAGGGACCAGACTAAAGCACTGTCtgcacaggttttttttttttttttttttaaagaacttgttGTAACCATATCAGTAAAGCAACAATTATGCCAAATGCTCAAAATAGAAGTTTACCTAGGCTTCTGGAGGGAAGAAAAGTTTGCTCTATTAAGCAAATTAACAGTGCAAAGGGAAATGATAGCCCAGTTTAGCAGGAGAGACTTTAGCATCAATGTTTGCCTGCCAgcaatgaatgaataattatagcttttataaaaagaattgCTCTGCCCTGTGTATAATTGAAGCCATAAAGCCACATTCTAAAAAATACGCATTTTCATTAATTCtgataatatttttctctcaggAAAACTAGGTAGCTTTGCTATATTTAGAAATCCTGAAGCTACCTTGCTGGCAGGAATGTGAATTGGTCAGCCTCTAAGGAGGCAGTTTGGCAGCGTATACTAGCAGTGCACATACTTTTGACCTATTAATCAAGCTCCTTGGAATTTACTCCATAAATATGCTCCCACGTAGGCAAAGTGGTTCGTATGCAAGGcaacattgtttacaatagcaagTTATTGTAAACAACCCAGTAGTCATCAGTAGGGACCGGTTGAATAGATTATGCTCCATCCATGCACTGATCAATTCTGAAGTCATGAAAAAGAACTAGAAAGTACTATACTGACATGTAGCGATCTTCAagacatattgttaagtaaagaaaaataagaactaaGTACATGGTAGGAGACCTTTTAtatgtatgggtttttttttaaaaggtggggTTAGGAATGTGAAATGCGTGAATCTTTCTGAAAGTATACAACAAGTCACTAACATCTGTCATCAGTGGGGTGGAGAACTGGGTATCAGGAAGTCAGTGGTGTAAAGATGTGTGATGGGCAGGCAGGGGAACAAGGGGAGACGTCTGGAAGCAGTCAGTGATGAGGACGCCAGTAGGGGCAGGATGAccgaaggagaaagaggaggttCAGAGCGAAGgaaagcagaaatggaaaagagtCAAGTAGGAGCAAAAGGCCGATAGAGGTAGACTAGGTCAGAAATGAAAACGTTCAGTGAGTATGtgcaacaaatacttattgaccACCTGCTCTGCCAGGCCCTGCGCTCAGCCCTGAACCAGATGGACTCCGGCCTGCCTTCTGGGTCTCCCCCAGTCACTGTGCCCTTAGAGCACCCTGTGCAGACCTCCCTCTGTCACCTGATACAGCTGAAATACCACTGGGGGTCTGTGTTTGTCCAGGGCCTAGCGTAGCGCCTGGCTCGCAGAGTGGTGCTGAGTAAGCTGGTACCAGAGATaaaggcagagccctgcctcttCCGGGAAGCGCCTCTGACTGCCTAAGCCCAACTGCTGCCTCCCTTATCTGACCGCTGCACTTAAGATCCAAACCTCCCAGTTCAGCACTTGATTTGCTATTTTGTGTATGTCGTTTTACTTGTTATCTAACTAGATTATAGAATCCCTAGGACAAGGACTTCATCTAAGTTTAGAGCAGTTCTTAATTCAGGGGAAAGAGATGAAAAGGGGTAAGTgctaaaaatattaacatgttaGATCTGTGTTAATCAGTTTGAAAAGTTGGACATAAGATCATAAATGAAATGTGTTtatatgattttctttccttagaGGGAAGATGGGACAAGAGGGAAACAGCAAAGACTCTGCATCTTTAGGGCTATTGTACCCTACGTTTGGGGATAAAGTTTACATCTGGGAATAAagtttaaatgtttgaaagagaGAAGTCCTAAATCAGTGGGTTAATCTACTTGTTCTTCCCAGGACAGGTGACATTGAATAATAAGGCATTTgcctgggagagagaggagggaaggcaaCTCAGGCAAAGCAAACATTCAGAGCAAAAGTTTTGAGATGTGAAAGAGCTTGATCTTTCAAGGAGGTCAAATCTGGCTGAAGCCGTGGGTCCAGGGGAGGAAGGAGCTAAGGAAGTTGAAAGTGGAGAGTTAGGAGGGGTGGCCAGACTCTGGGAATGGCCTTGTATGACCAGTAAAGGAGAAGCTGACATTCCCTGAGCCACTGTGCTTCAAACTTTCTGATCAGAGTGAAATTATGCACACTCTGGAAGGAGTGGAGGATGGAGAGTTAGTCTCAAGCCTcactttttttacttctttacctTTGACCTGTGCAGAATTTGCATTGTGCCCCGGAGTGAGTGTTTGGTACGATATGAAAGAGATGTTTCAAAGTACTTACCCTTTGGTAAGTATGATGTTCCTCATACTTCCTTGAATCCGGGCTGAAGGCGATAAGGACCCTGGGAGGTATTTCAAGCAAGGAGAGTAATACCGTTACAGTCAACCCTCCATATCTGCAGACACAGACCCCACTGATGTGGAGAGCCCACTGTCATTTCATacacataagggacttgagcagcCTTGGATATTTGTATCctcagggggtcctggaaccaacccccccttaccacagatactgagggacaactgtatattGCAATACTCTGGAAGGGGGGACTGAGCAGGAAAACTGGGAGGAAAGACAGCATTTGCCAGGAACTTGATGGGCTCCCTCTGTAAGTCTTCACAGCGACCCGTGGGATTGATGAAGGGGGAGGAAATGGATGCCCACAAAGCTTGCCCCGCTGCTGCCTGGTGAAGACGGGAATTTAACCCTGGACTTTGAGACTTTAGGGCCTGTGCTCTTTCCACATGCTTCACCGCTTCCAGGAGGCAGGGAGCCAGAAGGCACTTGCTCgtagtccaggtgagagatgatgaggCCTGACCAGGGCAGAGGTGAGGAGAGTCAGCTGAAGAGAGATTAAAGAGAGTTCGGTGACTTCCTGGATGCggctgggaggaggaaagaaaggttAATTCCAGGTTCCCAGGGTAGATGGTGTCTGTTATTAACCTGTGATTGAATAAAAAAAACAAGGCAGCAGAAGCAAAGTCGTAGTGCTAGTGCCCAGGATAGACATGGCAAGTGGGTCTGAGAGCACCCCAGCTTTTGTAACAGCTGAAATAACCAAAGAGCTCAGCAGATCCTGGGGATTGTCTTTCAGGTTTGTTTGAAGAGACTACACCTGAGGgccagggaagaggagaaaggaattgAGTTGGCGTATCTTGAGCAGCTTCATGCTCAGCACGAAGCCTGGCTTGTCCGCAAAACAACCCCGTAAGTGGAGAAGAGAGCAGCAGTGGGCAGAGGCCTGCCTTCCTGCAGCTGGTCATTAAAATACAGGAAGTTCAACATGCAGCCCCTTAAGCAGGTTCAGAATGTGCTGGAAGTGGTTGGAATTGTCAAGCATTATCCAAGTCAGAAATTTAATATTGGATATAATCTATATATTCCAATAAACTTCTGATTAGATTCTATTTCtccagcttttttgttttttgacattcCCTGACTGACCATGGTGATTGATTATGGTGACATAGTTGGCTCAGGGTAAAGGGCTGTGAAAAATTTTAGAGAAATTGTCAATGTACTAAGTTGACATTCCTAGTTTCAGCCTTTCCTCCCTTCAGGCTTGGTGTGGTGtccatttaaaatgtttgagGCTCTGACCTTCGGTATCAGTCTCAAGACCAAAGAGGAATTTCAGCTTCATCTTCCCAGCCAACTTtatgggaattctttttttaaactactgtttACATGAAATTTCCTTAAGAAGGTATGTGACCTTAGATCTGTTCTGAATTATGAAGACTGGTGAGTATGTGAAACCTGCcatcttttttctgttccctAAATGTCTGTGCTTCTTATAGGCTCTACTCTGAGGCTCTGCTGAACATCCCAGTGCTGGTATTGGATGTCAACGATGATTTTTCTGAAGAAGTAACCAGACAAGAAGTGCTCATGAAGAGGGTGGGGAAGACCTTAACTCCTGCTTTCTAGTAGATTTCCTTTTTTGCACTTTTATTGCTTCAGACTTCAGTATGGGCCCTGTGCATTGTGCCTCAAATGGCACTTCACACTCCAAAGCCTGTGGGGCCTTGTAGAAGTTAGTAATATGATCCCTATTCTCTAATATTTTGGGCCAATAACTATTAAATACTTGACTTGTAATATGTGCTTTCCAGCTGACTCTCTCCTCTAAGGTATTCTAGAACTAGGGAAATGAGACTTCTGGATTCtatccagctctgccacttgatACTGTAGGACCCTGCGCAGGTCACATTTCCTTTCCATACCTATTTTCCCTTCCTCACAAAAACTCATGGGCTTGGCTACATTTGCATTATGGATGGACTATTGTGTGGTCTCCTGAAAATGTGAAATTAActtttggtttttctcttgcCCACAGGTAAACACCTTTGTAAAGAATCTATAACCAGTACCAGGATGTTCTAGCTGTGATCTGGGCTCTCTGACTTTTTGAAGCCAGAAGAATACCAAGTCACCCACcttcccatccccactcccaTCTCCTTTTACACCTAGAGTGCTCTGACATTCAGAGGTTAGGTTTCTATTACCCTTGAACCCTGCCTTTGTCTTCCTTTATATCTCAAGGACTTCTTAAATAGAGTCTACATTTTTGTGGATTTTGCTATCcagttgttcatttatttcagcGTGTGTCTACTGGTGCCTGCTCTGAGCTCCCCTCCAGACTGGCCATTTTCACGTGAGAAaagtctttgcttttcttcttcttgaatcCTTCACCAGCCAGACTTCCCTGTGTGTTCACCGGCTCCTTCTGACATGCCAGGGCGGGAACTGCTTCTAGGACCCCTAACCAAGCTCTACCTTAGGCATGAAGAAGGGAAGTAAAGTGACTCAGGAGTGGGTGGATGCTCAAGTGTGAGTCCCCAGAGCCAGGAAATGGAGCCCAAACTCCAGGAAgctcctctgtctcctcccacccAGCACTCTTGGTTTGGGGGATGGGCTGGGGATTTAGACCTTTGTC from Phocoena sinus isolate mPhoSin1 chromosome 13, mPhoSin1.pri, whole genome shotgun sequence encodes:
- the DGUOK gene encoding deoxyguanosine kinase, mitochondrial isoform X3 — its product is MMYQEPARWCYTFQTFSFMSRLKVQLEPFPEKLLEAKKAVQIFERSVYSDRYIFAKTLFENGSLSDIEWHIYQDWHYFLLQEFASRLRLHGFIYLQAAPQVCLKRLHLRAREEEKGIELAYLEQLHAQHEAWLVRKTTPLYSEALLNIPVLVLDVNDDFSEEVTRQEVLMKRVNTFVKNL